A genome region from bacterium includes the following:
- the infC gene encoding translation initiation factor IF-3, with protein sequence MRHRFHRGRRPEPPRRKFIPTNENIRAPEVRVISSDGKQIGVMPTAEGIRLAKEKGLDLIEIVPNAQPPVCKIMDFGKYLYQTAKEEHKRKAHAHEVEVRGMRIGVHISRHDLEVKAGKAKQFLEKGDKVKVDFMLRGREKAHPELAKAKLKEFLDILPISIKIEQEPKRQPWGFTMIIGKAS encoded by the coding sequence GGAGCCGCCAAGAAGAAAATTCATTCCCACGAATGAGAACATCAGGGCTCCGGAGGTTCGGGTCATCTCAAGCGACGGAAAACAGATCGGGGTGATGCCGACCGCCGAAGGCATTCGACTTGCGAAAGAAAAGGGTCTCGACCTGATCGAAATCGTTCCCAATGCCCAACCCCCCGTTTGCAAAATAATGGATTTCGGAAAATACCTTTATCAGACGGCTAAAGAAGAACACAAAAGAAAAGCTCATGCGCACGAAGTGGAAGTCCGCGGCATGCGCATTGGCGTTCACATCTCTCGGCACGACTTGGAGGTAAAAGCCGGCAAGGCTAAACAATTTTTAGAAAAGGGCGATAAGGTAAAGGTGGATTTCATGCTTCGGGGCCGTGAGAAGGCCCATCCGGAGCTCGCCAAAGCCAAACTCAAGGAATTTCTTGACATATTACCGATTTCGATTAAGATAGAGCAGGAACCGAAAAGACAGCCTTGGGGATTTACCATGATTATTGGAAAGGCTTCATAA